In [Leptolyngbya] sp. PCC 7376, a genomic segment contains:
- the pseH gene encoding UDP-4-amino-4,6-dideoxy-N-acetyl-beta-L-altrosamine N-acetyltransferase: MFDLNKFYLRPINITDKEQVFRWRNQEEVRKYMYTDHPISKEEHDLWFNIMLDDNDMYYLVFESNYKPAGLVCFTNIDQRNEKSDWGFYLGEADIPKGSGFVMEFLALEFAFETLSLRKLCCEIFSFNTSVTKMHKRFGFVEEGVYKSHILKQGKFEDVTLMALFREHWLKNRVMIINKYFS, encoded by the coding sequence ATGTTTGATCTAAACAAATTCTATTTGCGTCCAATTAACATAACAGATAAAGAGCAGGTTTTCAGATGGAGAAATCAAGAAGAAGTCAGAAAATATATGTATACAGATCATCCTATTTCAAAAGAAGAGCATGATCTATGGTTTAATATAATGCTCGATGATAATGACATGTATTACTTGGTTTTCGAATCTAACTATAAACCAGCAGGACTAGTTTGTTTTACAAACATCGATCAAAGAAACGAAAAAAGCGATTGGGGTTTCTACCTCGGAGAAGCAGATATCCCAAAAGGCTCAGGATTCGTCATGGAATTTTTAGCCTTAGAGTTTGCATTTGAAACGCTTTCCTTGAGGAAATTATGTTGTGAAATTTTCAGTTTCAATACATCAGTAACTAAAATGCATAAGCGTTTTGGTTTTGTTGAAGAAGGAGTCTATAAATCCCATATTTTAAAACAAGGAAAATTTGAAGATGTCACCCTCATGGCTTTATTTCGCGAACATTGGCTCAAAAATAGAGTAATGATTATCAATAAATATTTTTCATGA